A region of Anopheles merus strain MAF chromosome 2R, AmerM5.1, whole genome shotgun sequence DNA encodes the following proteins:
- the LOC121591062 gene encoding uncharacterized protein LOC121591062 isoform X2, giving the protein MSLKKASRTKSLSLSGDDFPLRPVGGNVAGKPKGAFSTLKRPEDTLKILKYIDDNVIGKGVAFLGPYGRRKVVYADYASSGRSLQFLEDYINKEVLPAFGDISCISAVTGLQSQLYDNEARDLVRAAVGANGDDEIIFCDNPAERLCYLLSNPNLCDLSQSQFNNNSHSAISANVSLGALHQQSLQLGTSIRHNSFSNTSTLSDSVVDITQLQSAAPPILFVSTSEPVSNLRSWIDAGWQIERILKNHEGFLDLVDLEKRLQHFSEARRKMVGLFSGASRLTGILADDVATTILLHQYDALSIWDHSMAASCAPICTNPILPGAQKDAIFFHCNRLVGGVQAPGVLVVKRRLIEHSTSFMTDSVGVVGAVRAGLVLQLKESLGSQAIMGRMEKTCKQMLAHVRTIPEIVLLGPPCTTAKRLTTLCFMVRHPRGAFLHHRFVVAVLNDVFGIQATADNMMSDSLGINPQLMVEYEKLLHDESLKAGHLHPGYTRITFPFFMPEAEVAFILESLKMVATEAWKLLPQYEVDARSGEWRHHSNSLAKERKWLGAIRYIDGKMLFSDRRISGPGAFPQNYSDCLQTARNLFNRARKMAQRSTTDEIVLKLSHAAIENLRWYMLSGEAHELLLGHSHNVKNCVPFDPTRIPENSSLMLIHRHHSLSALDIKRFKSRSLPASPLQISNRRQNSSSSPYQSHSPTPTSSPPMVRFSVGGEVTPMLNVTSLASGHMSNTSAAGITVGPGGPIGRDMNVSRNRCHSWGAASYRPHIGGTGLTARDVDVSEASSSDTHDFSDGSSVTTLQALGPHTRASLGLEPHHQHARSYQTQQSMPAAPSQQQQQQRPQLRRPLSMMGTGGASAPIPILPPSGAGRLPKQRSCSCSSQTDAVSLTQRNDSPPHPGTASPTPSLPNLRSLMGSSCSESTEDIQAYVKEMTKELATEIKSEIREVISKVEDVLESTDSIEMSSLVNFNSLGPLSHPAPTDSKRDSICTSDVVDYLREFSKGMTNEVKSEIRDVVNAVDEIISPEGFLGARKNSPPDIVRSSNGGAASAAAGGTSNAASVGEAAPHKLIRTVSADVDNTTHKPAIPPRRLISEPSGGSIVETSPNADTASPNDRHPLGPADATAGKSPLTRQQHVLNRTPSGETVVGHVTPGTAGGVQWHQMPKEVWKQAAEALDEYQMLQEGDRVLVCLSGSSSTLCLLHLLRQFCQTRRLKVQLAAVTVGSADSGVDPRALMLYLKELDVPYFYEPLASHESLTDQLMHHVRHRQYNVLAMASTLDKLADRFLTSLLHRGELCALPAVQRSEDVSKSHPEGAVRIIRPLLFLREKTFEQFAAAHGLPCRRTMARSGSNTGERSLGELLQQQEQLNPLVYQNIRNALRPILSLRTEASKSAYEMLRSSLNTRE; this is encoded by the exons TGGTGTATGCCGACTATGCGTCATCTGGCCGTTCGCTCCAGTTTTTAGAAGATTACATAAACAAAGAAGTGCTACCGGCGTTTGGTGATATCAGCTGCATATCGGCCGTCACGGGATTGCAGTCACAGTTATATGA CAATGAAGCACGGGATCTGGTGCGTGCCGCAGTCGGTGCCAATGGAGATGATGAGATCATTTTCTGTGATAATCCCGCCGAACGTTTGTGCTACCTGCTGTCCAACCCGAATTTGTGCGACCTCAGCCAGTCTCAGTTCAACAACAACTCTCACAGTGCCATCAGTGCCAACGTATCGCTCGGTGCGCTGCACCAACAGTCGCTCCAGCTCGGCACTTCCATCCGGCACAACAGCTTCTCCAACACGTCCACCCTCTCGGACAGCGTGGTCGACATTACTCAGCTCCAGTCGGCGGCCCCGCCAATCCTGTTCGTGAGCACCTCGGAACCGGTATCCAACCTGCGCTCGTGGATCGATGCCGGCTGGCAGATCGAGCGGATACTGAAAAATCACGAAGGCTTCCTGGACCTGGTCGACCTGGAGAAGCGCCTGCAGCACTTTTCCGAGGCGCGGCGCAAGATGGTCGGCCTGTTCTCCGGTGCGTCCCGGCTCACCGGCATCCTGGCGGACGACGTGGCTACCACGATACTGCTGCACCAGTACGATGCGCTCTCCATCTGGGACCACTCGATGGCGGCGTCCTGTGCACCGATCTGCACCAACCCGATCCTACCCGGAGCTCAAAAGGACGCCATCTTTTTCCACTGCAACCGGCTGGTCGGTGGTGTGCAGGCCCCGGGCGTACTAGTCGTTAAGCGTAGACTAATCGAACACAGTACCTCTTTTATGACCGACTCGGTCGGGGTCGTCGGTGCCGTCCGGGCCGGGCTCGTGCTGCAGCTGAAGGAATCGCTCGGATCGCAGGCGATCATGGGCCGGATGGAGAAGACGTGCAAGCAGATGCTGGCCCACGTGCGCACCATTCCGGAGATTGTGCTGCTCGGGCCACCGTGCACCACGGCCAAGCGGCTCACGACGCTCTGCTTCATGGTGCGCCATCCGCGCGGTGCCTTCCTGCACCACCGGTTCGTGGTGGCGGTGCTGAACGATGTGTTCGGCATACAGGCGACGGCCGACAACATGATGAGCGACTCGCTCGGCATCAACCCGCAGCTGATGGTGGAATACGAGAAGCTGCTGCACGATGAGTCGCTCAAGGCGGGTCACCTGCATCCCGGCTACACGCGCATAACTTTCCCGTTCTTCATGCCGGAGGCGGAGGTCGCGTTCATACTGGAGTCGCTCAAGATGGTCGCGACCGAGGCGTGGAAGCTGCTACCTCAGTACGAAGTGGACGCACGGTCCGGCGAATGGCGGCACCATTCGAACTCGCTGGCCAAGGAACGCAAATGGCTGGGCGCGATCCGCTACATCGATGGCAAAATGCTGTTCTCCGATCGGCGCATCTCCGGCCCGGGCGCGTTCCCGCAGAACTACTCCGATTGCCTGCAGACGGCGCGGAATCTGTTCAACCGGGCGCGCAAAATGGCCCAGCGGTCCACGACGGATGAGATCGTGCTGAAGTTGTCGCACGCGGCGATAGAGAATCTACGCTGGTACATGCTGTCGGGCGAGGCtcacgagctgctgctgggccaTTCACACAATGTCAAAAATTGCGTGCCGTTCGATCCTACTAGAA TACCTGAAAACTCGTCGCTGATGTTGATCCATCGACACCACAGCCTGTCGGCGCTGGACATTAAGCGATTCAAGAGCCGCAGTTTGCCGGCCTCGCCGCTGCAGATATCGAACCGCCGGCAGAACTCATCCTCATCCCCGTACCAATCGCACAGCCCCACACCGACCTCGTCGCCGCCGATGGTAAGATTCTCGGTCGGCGGTGAAGTGACGCCCATGCTGAACGTCACCTCGTTGGCATCCGGGCACATGAGCAACACTTCTGCCGCCGGTATCACCGTCGGTCCCGGTGGACCAATTGGGCGAGACATGAACGTGAGCCGTAACAG ATGTCACAGCTGGGGAGCCGCCAGCTATCGTCCACACATCGGCGGCACCGGCCTTACTGCACGGGATGTGGACGTAAGCGAAGCATCGAGCAGCGATACCCATGACTTCAGCGATGGCAGTTCCGTCACCACGCTGCAGGCACTGGGGCCACATACGCGCGCCAGCCTGGGGCTAGAACCGCACCATCAGCATGCGCGATCGTACCAAACGCAACAGTCAATGCCGGCGGCTCcatcccagcagcagcagcaacagcggccCCAGCTACGCCGTCCCCTGTCCATGATGGGAACAGGCGGTGCCAGCGCACCGATACCGATACTGCCCCCGTCGGGGGCCGGTCGGCTCCCAAAACAGCGGTCCTGCTCGTGCAGCAGCCAGACGGACGCCGTTAGCCTGACGCAGCGCAACGATAGCCCACCGCATCCGGGGACAGCGTCGCCGACACCGAGCCTTCCGAATCTGCGCTCGCTCATGGGAAG TAGCTGCAGCGAAAGCACGGAAGACATTCAGGCGTACGTGAAGGAGATGACGAAGGAGCTGGCCACCGAGATCAAGTCCGAGATACGGGAGGTCATTAGCAAGGTGGAGGATGTGCTCGAAAGCACCGACAGCATCGAGATGAGCAGCTTGGTCAACTTCAACTCCCTCGGGCCGCTAAG cCATCCTGCGCCGACGGACAGCAAGCGCGATTCCATCTGCACCAGCGATGTGGTGGACTATCTGCGCGAGTTCAGCAAGGGGATGACGAACGAGGTGAAGTCCGAGATACGGGACGTCGTGAATGCGGTCGATGAGATTATCTCGCCCGAAGGATTTCTCGGTGCGCGCAAAAACTCACCCCCGGACATAGTGCGCAGCAGCAACGGTggcgcagcatcagcagcagcaggtggaACGTCCAACGCAGCCAGTGTCGGCGAAGCGGCACCACACAAACT GATACGCACCGTCTCCGCCGATGTCGACAACACGACACACAAGCCAGCAATTCCACCGCGACGGCTCATATCGGAACCGTCCGGTGGATCGATCGTTGAAACATCTCCCAATGCGGACACGGCCAGTCCAAACGATCGACATCCGCTTGGTCCGGCCGATGCTACTGCGGGCAAAAGTCCCCTAACCCGCCAGCAGCACGTCCTCAACCGTACACCTTCGGGGGAGACCGTCGTCGGGCACGTGACGCCTGGGACGGCCGGTGGCGTCCAGTGGCACCAGATGCCGAAGGAAGTCTGGAAGCAGGCAGCCGAG GCCCTGGACGAGTATCAAATGCTGCAGGAGGGCGATCGCGTCCTGGTGTGCCTATCGGGCAGTAGCTCCACCCTGTGTTTGCTGCATCTGTTGCGTCAGTTTTGTCAAACCCGTCGGCTGAAGGTGCAGCTGGCCGCCGTCACCGTTGGCAGCGCGGACAGTGGAGTGGATCCGCGCGCGCTAATGTTGTACCTGAAGGAGCTTGATGTGCCGTACTTTTATGAGCCGCTAG CTTCACACGAATCACTTACCGATCAGCTGATGCACCACGTTCGCCACCGGCAGTACAACGTGCTGGCAATGGCCAGCACACTCGACAAGCTGGCCGATCGGTTCCTCACCTCGCTGCTCCACCGGGGCGAGCTGTGTGCGCTGCCGGCGGTGCAGCGCTCGGAGGATGTGTCGAAATCGCACCCGGAAGGAGCGGTGCGCATCATTCGGCCGCTGTTGTTTTTGCGCGAGAAAACATTCGAACAGTTTGCGGCCGCCCACGGTCTACCGTGTCGAAGAACCATGGCACGCTCGGGCTCGAACACTGGCGAGCGTTCGCTCggcgagctgctgcagcagcaagagCAGCTTAATCCGCTCGTTTATCAAAACATTCGCAATGCGCTACGGCCAATCCTTTCGCTCCG AACCGAAGCATCCAAGTCGGCGTACGAAATGCTGCGATCGTCCTTAAATACGCGcgagtag
- the LOC121591062 gene encoding uncharacterized protein LOC121591062 isoform X1: MSLKKASRTKSLSLSGDDFPLRPVGGNVAGKPKGAFSTLKRPEDTLKILKYIDDNVIGKGVAFLGPYGRRKVVYADYASSGRSLQFLEDYINKEVLPAFGDISCISAVTGLQSQLYDNEARDLVRAAVGANGDDEIIFCDNPAERLCYLLSNPNLCDLSQSQFNNNSHSAISANVSLGALHQQSLQLGTSIRHNSFSNTSTLSDSVVDITQLQSAAPPILFVSTSEPVSNLRSWIDAGWQIERILKNHEGFLDLVDLEKRLQHFSEARRKMVGLFSGASRLTGILADDVATTILLHQYDALSIWDHSMAASCAPICTNPILPGAQKDAIFFHCNRLVGGVQAPGVLVVKRRLIEHSTSFMTDSVGVVGAVRAGLVLQLKESLGSQAIMGRMEKTCKQMLAHVRTIPEIVLLGPPCTTAKRLTTLCFMVRHPRGAFLHHRFVVAVLNDVFGIQATADNMMSDSLGINPQLMVEYEKLLHDESLKAGHLHPGYTRITFPFFMPEAEVAFILESLKMVATEAWKLLPQYEVDARSGEWRHHSNSLAKERKWLGAIRYIDGKMLFSDRRISGPGAFPQNYSDCLQTARNLFNRARKMAQRSTTDEIVLKLSHAAIENLRWYMLSGEAHELLLGHSHNVKNCVPFDPTRIPENSSLMLIHRHHSLSALDIKRFKSRSLPASPLQISNRRQNSSSSPYQSHSPTPTSSPPMVRFSVGGEVTPMLNVTSLASGHMSNTSAAGITVGPGGPIGRDMNVSRNRCHSWGAASYRPHIGGTGLTARDVDVSEASSSDTHDFSDGSSVTTLQALGPHTRASLGLEPHHQHARSYQTQQSMPAAPSQQQQQQRPQLRRPLSMMGTGGASAPIPILPPSGAGRLPKQRSCSCSSQTDAVSLTQRNDSPPHPGTASPTPSLPNLRSLMGSSCSESTEDIQAYVKEMTKELATEIKSEIREVISKVEDVLESTDSIEMSSLVNFNSLGPLSHPAPTDSKRDSICTSDVVDYLREFSKGMTNEVKSEIRDVVNAVDEIISPEGFLGARKNSPPDIVRSSNGGAASAAAGGTSNAASVGEAAPHKLLIKQRYSDITPDAKLHRPRSADHDNSKHRSESFPRPSSAASPDYMMGPLPPLHGAAGPIAACKSFDPRSTMSSQDSGINMNFCDAPDDSAGCRVRATGRTVGHDSRIRTVSADVDNTTHKPAIPPRRLISEPSGGSIVETSPNADTASPNDRHPLGPADATAGKSPLTRQQHVLNRTPSGETVVGHVTPGTAGGVQWHQMPKEVWKQAAEALDEYQMLQEGDRVLVCLSGSSSTLCLLHLLRQFCQTRRLKVQLAAVTVGSADSGVDPRALMLYLKELDVPYFYEPLASHESLTDQLMHHVRHRQYNVLAMASTLDKLADRFLTSLLHRGELCALPAVQRSEDVSKSHPEGAVRIIRPLLFLREKTFEQFAAAHGLPCRRTMARSGSNTGERSLGELLQQQEQLNPLVYQNIRNALRPILSLRTEASKSAYEMLRSSLNTRE; the protein is encoded by the exons TGGTGTATGCCGACTATGCGTCATCTGGCCGTTCGCTCCAGTTTTTAGAAGATTACATAAACAAAGAAGTGCTACCGGCGTTTGGTGATATCAGCTGCATATCGGCCGTCACGGGATTGCAGTCACAGTTATATGA CAATGAAGCACGGGATCTGGTGCGTGCCGCAGTCGGTGCCAATGGAGATGATGAGATCATTTTCTGTGATAATCCCGCCGAACGTTTGTGCTACCTGCTGTCCAACCCGAATTTGTGCGACCTCAGCCAGTCTCAGTTCAACAACAACTCTCACAGTGCCATCAGTGCCAACGTATCGCTCGGTGCGCTGCACCAACAGTCGCTCCAGCTCGGCACTTCCATCCGGCACAACAGCTTCTCCAACACGTCCACCCTCTCGGACAGCGTGGTCGACATTACTCAGCTCCAGTCGGCGGCCCCGCCAATCCTGTTCGTGAGCACCTCGGAACCGGTATCCAACCTGCGCTCGTGGATCGATGCCGGCTGGCAGATCGAGCGGATACTGAAAAATCACGAAGGCTTCCTGGACCTGGTCGACCTGGAGAAGCGCCTGCAGCACTTTTCCGAGGCGCGGCGCAAGATGGTCGGCCTGTTCTCCGGTGCGTCCCGGCTCACCGGCATCCTGGCGGACGACGTGGCTACCACGATACTGCTGCACCAGTACGATGCGCTCTCCATCTGGGACCACTCGATGGCGGCGTCCTGTGCACCGATCTGCACCAACCCGATCCTACCCGGAGCTCAAAAGGACGCCATCTTTTTCCACTGCAACCGGCTGGTCGGTGGTGTGCAGGCCCCGGGCGTACTAGTCGTTAAGCGTAGACTAATCGAACACAGTACCTCTTTTATGACCGACTCGGTCGGGGTCGTCGGTGCCGTCCGGGCCGGGCTCGTGCTGCAGCTGAAGGAATCGCTCGGATCGCAGGCGATCATGGGCCGGATGGAGAAGACGTGCAAGCAGATGCTGGCCCACGTGCGCACCATTCCGGAGATTGTGCTGCTCGGGCCACCGTGCACCACGGCCAAGCGGCTCACGACGCTCTGCTTCATGGTGCGCCATCCGCGCGGTGCCTTCCTGCACCACCGGTTCGTGGTGGCGGTGCTGAACGATGTGTTCGGCATACAGGCGACGGCCGACAACATGATGAGCGACTCGCTCGGCATCAACCCGCAGCTGATGGTGGAATACGAGAAGCTGCTGCACGATGAGTCGCTCAAGGCGGGTCACCTGCATCCCGGCTACACGCGCATAACTTTCCCGTTCTTCATGCCGGAGGCGGAGGTCGCGTTCATACTGGAGTCGCTCAAGATGGTCGCGACCGAGGCGTGGAAGCTGCTACCTCAGTACGAAGTGGACGCACGGTCCGGCGAATGGCGGCACCATTCGAACTCGCTGGCCAAGGAACGCAAATGGCTGGGCGCGATCCGCTACATCGATGGCAAAATGCTGTTCTCCGATCGGCGCATCTCCGGCCCGGGCGCGTTCCCGCAGAACTACTCCGATTGCCTGCAGACGGCGCGGAATCTGTTCAACCGGGCGCGCAAAATGGCCCAGCGGTCCACGACGGATGAGATCGTGCTGAAGTTGTCGCACGCGGCGATAGAGAATCTACGCTGGTACATGCTGTCGGGCGAGGCtcacgagctgctgctgggccaTTCACACAATGTCAAAAATTGCGTGCCGTTCGATCCTACTAGAA TACCTGAAAACTCGTCGCTGATGTTGATCCATCGACACCACAGCCTGTCGGCGCTGGACATTAAGCGATTCAAGAGCCGCAGTTTGCCGGCCTCGCCGCTGCAGATATCGAACCGCCGGCAGAACTCATCCTCATCCCCGTACCAATCGCACAGCCCCACACCGACCTCGTCGCCGCCGATGGTAAGATTCTCGGTCGGCGGTGAAGTGACGCCCATGCTGAACGTCACCTCGTTGGCATCCGGGCACATGAGCAACACTTCTGCCGCCGGTATCACCGTCGGTCCCGGTGGACCAATTGGGCGAGACATGAACGTGAGCCGTAACAG ATGTCACAGCTGGGGAGCCGCCAGCTATCGTCCACACATCGGCGGCACCGGCCTTACTGCACGGGATGTGGACGTAAGCGAAGCATCGAGCAGCGATACCCATGACTTCAGCGATGGCAGTTCCGTCACCACGCTGCAGGCACTGGGGCCACATACGCGCGCCAGCCTGGGGCTAGAACCGCACCATCAGCATGCGCGATCGTACCAAACGCAACAGTCAATGCCGGCGGCTCcatcccagcagcagcagcaacagcggccCCAGCTACGCCGTCCCCTGTCCATGATGGGAACAGGCGGTGCCAGCGCACCGATACCGATACTGCCCCCGTCGGGGGCCGGTCGGCTCCCAAAACAGCGGTCCTGCTCGTGCAGCAGCCAGACGGACGCCGTTAGCCTGACGCAGCGCAACGATAGCCCACCGCATCCGGGGACAGCGTCGCCGACACCGAGCCTTCCGAATCTGCGCTCGCTCATGGGAAG TAGCTGCAGCGAAAGCACGGAAGACATTCAGGCGTACGTGAAGGAGATGACGAAGGAGCTGGCCACCGAGATCAAGTCCGAGATACGGGAGGTCATTAGCAAGGTGGAGGATGTGCTCGAAAGCACCGACAGCATCGAGATGAGCAGCTTGGTCAACTTCAACTCCCTCGGGCCGCTAAG cCATCCTGCGCCGACGGACAGCAAGCGCGATTCCATCTGCACCAGCGATGTGGTGGACTATCTGCGCGAGTTCAGCAAGGGGATGACGAACGAGGTGAAGTCCGAGATACGGGACGTCGTGAATGCGGTCGATGAGATTATCTCGCCCGAAGGATTTCTCGGTGCGCGCAAAAACTCACCCCCGGACATAGTGCGCAGCAGCAACGGTggcgcagcatcagcagcagcaggtggaACGTCCAACGCAGCCAGTGTCGGCGAAGCGGCACCACACAAACT CTTGATCAAACAACGGTACAGCGATATTACGCCGGACGCCAAACTCCATCGGCCCCGGTCGGCCGACCACGACAACAGCAAGCACCGGTCGGAATCGTTCCCGCGGCCCAGTTCGGCCGCCAGCCCGGACTATATGATGGGACCGTTGCCGCCGCTGCACGGTGCGGCCGGACCGATCGCCGCCTGCAAGAGTTTCGATCCACGGTCCACCATGTCGTCGCAGGACTCCGGCATCAATATGAACTTTTGCGACGCGCCGGACGATAGTGCCGGGTGCCGGGTACGGGCGACGGGCCGGACGGTTGGCCACGATAGTAG GATACGCACCGTCTCCGCCGATGTCGACAACACGACACACAAGCCAGCAATTCCACCGCGACGGCTCATATCGGAACCGTCCGGTGGATCGATCGTTGAAACATCTCCCAATGCGGACACGGCCAGTCCAAACGATCGACATCCGCTTGGTCCGGCCGATGCTACTGCGGGCAAAAGTCCCCTAACCCGCCAGCAGCACGTCCTCAACCGTACACCTTCGGGGGAGACCGTCGTCGGGCACGTGACGCCTGGGACGGCCGGTGGCGTCCAGTGGCACCAGATGCCGAAGGAAGTCTGGAAGCAGGCAGCCGAG GCCCTGGACGAGTATCAAATGCTGCAGGAGGGCGATCGCGTCCTGGTGTGCCTATCGGGCAGTAGCTCCACCCTGTGTTTGCTGCATCTGTTGCGTCAGTTTTGTCAAACCCGTCGGCTGAAGGTGCAGCTGGCCGCCGTCACCGTTGGCAGCGCGGACAGTGGAGTGGATCCGCGCGCGCTAATGTTGTACCTGAAGGAGCTTGATGTGCCGTACTTTTATGAGCCGCTAG CTTCACACGAATCACTTACCGATCAGCTGATGCACCACGTTCGCCACCGGCAGTACAACGTGCTGGCAATGGCCAGCACACTCGACAAGCTGGCCGATCGGTTCCTCACCTCGCTGCTCCACCGGGGCGAGCTGTGTGCGCTGCCGGCGGTGCAGCGCTCGGAGGATGTGTCGAAATCGCACCCGGAAGGAGCGGTGCGCATCATTCGGCCGCTGTTGTTTTTGCGCGAGAAAACATTCGAACAGTTTGCGGCCGCCCACGGTCTACCGTGTCGAAGAACCATGGCACGCTCGGGCTCGAACACTGGCGAGCGTTCGCTCggcgagctgctgcagcagcaagagCAGCTTAATCCGCTCGTTTATCAAAACATTCGCAATGCGCTACGGCCAATCCTTTCGCTCCG AACCGAAGCATCCAAGTCGGCGTACGAAATGCTGCGATCGTCCTTAAATACGCGcgagtag